A genomic window from Gemmatimonadales bacterium includes:
- a CDS encoding heme-binding protein: MATRTAKHPVAQQETITLDDARRVIAAGEDKARQVGQPENIAVVDAGGNLLAYHRMDGAWIGSIDISIDKAFTSRAFNLPTKALAKKAEPGGPFYGIQNSNGGRVMIFAGGVPLKRDGQIVGAVGVSGGSGDQDEEVAEAAAAAL, encoded by the coding sequence ATGGCGACGCGCACTGCGAAACACCCGGTCGCGCAGCAGGAAACCATCACCCTCGACGACGCTCGGCGCGTGATCGCGGCCGGCGAGGACAAGGCCCGCCAAGTCGGCCAGCCGGAGAACATCGCCGTCGTCGACGCGGGCGGAAATCTCCTGGCCTATCACCGCATGGACGGCGCGTGGATCGGCAGCATCGACATCTCGATCGACAAGGCGTTCACCTCGCGCGCGTTCAACCTGCCCACCAAGGCGCTGGCCAAGAAGGCCGAGCCGGGCGGCCCGTTCTATGGCATCCAGAACTCGAACGGCGGGCGGGTGATGATCTTCGCCGGGGGCGTGCCGCTCAAGCGCGACGGGCAGATCGTGGGCGCGGTCGGCGTGAGCGGCGGCAGCGGCGATCAGGACGAAGAGGTGGCGGAGGCGGCGGCCGCGGCGCTCTGA